The following are encoded together in the Vibrio zhugei genome:
- a CDS encoding tetratricopeptide repeat protein, translating to MMKAHRLLRAAVWLTAGWITLVASTQAATLSAPIAAKALKAKKLADKEHYQQAIDVLVPMPKRGYDQAYIARMLGIFYWQNEQLEPSIKALTIAVNSNELEAQSMWSTRHMLADVLLIDKQYDKALHQYYRLAKRLPKGNKGDKIWLRISQIHYQLGQWRKTLRGVQHYEQLGMPDAVQPLSLKVGAQLQLSQWAGAIISLKRLLLLEPDKKQWWMQLVNLEMRTKRYGDALDSLALARLQGIPFEQHDRQLLAQLYAQNGIPERAAQVMSTIKGLANNTNLLVTQAQYWQRAKAWDKAIETWQLAARRDKQYHWQVAQLMLQQGQYQAVLSVLDKVEEPEHKADVALARTRALYQLHQVDHALKQAYYANRVQPSVEAKSWIRYLKHLKRLSKKHTS from the coding sequence ATGATGAAAGCGCATAGATTGTTACGAGCTGCGGTGTGGCTAACAGCGGGCTGGATTACCTTAGTGGCGTCGACACAAGCCGCCACATTAAGTGCGCCTATTGCAGCCAAGGCATTGAAAGCCAAAAAGCTTGCGGATAAAGAGCACTACCAACAGGCGATTGATGTGTTGGTACCGATGCCAAAACGTGGTTATGACCAAGCTTATATTGCACGTATGCTGGGCATCTTTTATTGGCAAAATGAACAGCTTGAACCGTCAATAAAGGCGCTCACCATTGCGGTCAATTCCAATGAGCTGGAAGCACAATCCATGTGGTCAACGCGACATATGTTGGCGGATGTTTTGCTAATAGACAAACAGTATGACAAAGCTTTACATCAATACTACCGCTTAGCTAAACGCTTACCTAAGGGGAATAAAGGCGATAAAATTTGGTTGCGCATTAGCCAAATTCATTATCAATTAGGCCAATGGCGAAAGACCCTGAGAGGCGTGCAACACTATGAGCAGCTGGGAATGCCCGATGCTGTGCAGCCATTGTCGTTAAAAGTCGGTGCCCAGCTGCAGCTATCGCAATGGGCAGGCGCGATCATTAGCTTGAAACGCTTGCTCTTGCTTGAGCCGGATAAAAAGCAATGGTGGATGCAATTAGTGAACCTTGAAATGCGCACAAAACGCTATGGCGATGCCTTGGATTCACTGGCTTTAGCTCGATTACAAGGCATTCCCTTTGAGCAACATGACCGTCAATTGTTGGCTCAGCTATATGCTCAGAACGGCATTCCTGAACGTGCGGCGCAGGTAATGAGTACGATAAAAGGGTTGGCAAATAATACTAACTTATTGGTCACACAAGCACAGTATTGGCAACGAGCGAAAGCATGGGATAAGGCCATTGAAACATGGCAATTGGCGGCGCGGCGCGATAAGCAATACCATTGGCAGGTCGCGCAACTGATGCTGCAGCAAGGCCAATATCAAGCGGTTTTAAGTGTACTCGACAAGGTTGAGGAGCCTGAGCACAAAGCCGATGTGGCGTTAGCACGAACACGGGCTCTCTATCAGCTTCACCAAGTCGATCATGCATTAAAGCAAGCTTATTATGCCAATCGTGTTCAACCCTCCGTGGAAGCGAAAAGTTGGATTCGATACTTAAAACACTTGAAACGATTAAGCAAAAAGCACACCTCGTAG
- a CDS encoding DNA ligase has protein sequence MRRLTSKAVTISLWSLFPSLVSAPLAASESATNATDPDVALANEYRPSIEIHRYWFSEKYDGIRAIWDGHQLITRTGKRIHAPDWFTADFPEVWIEGELWAGRGHFNTVQNTVLDRNPDDNAWRRIRWMVFDMPHSEGLYPQRYARLSQWVDDFQRSHVQRVRHQSIQSHQQLFKALSHIDEQQGEGVMLQSVQDEYHPGRSDALLKLKRVADAEAVVIGYKPGQGQWHGLVGSLKVRDANGQVFYLGSGLTEQQRRHPPAIGSTVTFRFNGLTHTGKPRFARFLRTRLDQ, from the coding sequence ATGAGACGACTCACATCTAAGGCGGTAACGATATCGTTATGGTCACTTTTCCCCAGTTTAGTCAGCGCGCCACTAGCCGCGAGCGAGAGCGCGACGAATGCCACCGATCCGGATGTCGCATTAGCCAACGAATATCGCCCATCCATCGAGATTCATCGCTATTGGTTTAGTGAAAAATACGATGGAATTCGAGCTATTTGGGATGGTCACCAACTGATCACACGGACCGGCAAACGGATTCATGCGCCTGATTGGTTCACGGCGGATTTCCCAGAGGTATGGATCGAAGGAGAGCTCTGGGCTGGGCGTGGTCACTTTAATACGGTGCAAAACACGGTTCTCGATCGCAATCCAGATGATAACGCTTGGCGAAGGATCCGTTGGATGGTTTTCGATATGCCTCACAGTGAGGGGCTTTACCCGCAACGCTATGCGCGCCTGTCGCAATGGGTCGACGATTTCCAGCGCTCTCATGTTCAACGTGTTAGGCATCAATCGATTCAATCTCACCAGCAACTCTTCAAGGCGCTGTCTCACATTGATGAGCAACAGGGGGAAGGTGTGATGCTGCAATCGGTTCAAGACGAGTATCATCCAGGGCGCAGTGATGCGTTATTGAAATTGAAACGAGTCGCCGATGCTGAAGCGGTGGTGATTGGGTATAAGCCAGGGCAGGGTCAATGGCATGGATTGGTCGGCTCGTTAAAAGTTCGAGACGCGAATGGCCAAGTATTTTATTTGGGAAGCGGCTTAACCGAGCAGCAACGTCGCCATCCACCTGCCATTGGTAGCACGGTCACTTTTCGGTTTAATGGGCTCACTCATACCGGAAAACCAAGATTTGCTCGATTTTTACGAACCCGTCTCGATCAGTAA
- a CDS encoding DUF3080 family protein, whose protein sequence is MKLCIRVMIGFLALLISACQWNTGSSIDNQFNTYLQRIANVQNVSSLSSPSFHSKPLPSKRQLHHPIPSVSLGLLDSYQFRQCDLFHLIANRNSILGKVQDAFRNLDYQLQILHGLHQCGQNTKLSTQFRKQIQVLALVKQEHIIQHWQNFLYTSDVMRRQFTPQRWYKEQRNYGHTRAALTQLNHIHRWIAARDWQHAPPTITSYQETLDKHPLIGDLRYSMQHATQWLTVITRQLRSNDAQIWCGRHADKTRLEHLRNVFQRFFIGEIQPYLSRIDGAYLDIEPQLSLLSPLSPDSAPTYTLPIVTTHRQFRHAISAHIQYWQDLFKRCSIAVGQNH, encoded by the coding sequence ATGAAACTGTGTATCCGTGTAATGATCGGTTTCTTGGCTCTCCTCATCAGCGCTTGCCAGTGGAATACTGGCTCGTCAATTGACAACCAGTTCAATACTTACCTACAGCGCATCGCCAATGTGCAAAACGTGAGCTCATTATCCTCACCATCGTTTCACAGCAAGCCATTACCCAGTAAAAGACAATTGCATCACCCTATTCCTTCAGTCTCTCTTGGATTACTGGACAGTTATCAGTTTCGCCAATGTGATCTTTTCCATTTAATTGCTAACCGCAACTCAATATTAGGCAAAGTCCAAGATGCGTTTCGCAACCTCGATTACCAATTGCAGATCCTACATGGCCTTCATCAATGCGGCCAGAATACAAAGCTAAGTACACAGTTTCGCAAACAAATTCAAGTCTTAGCATTGGTTAAACAAGAGCACATCATCCAGCATTGGCAGAATTTTTTATACACCAGTGATGTCATGCGACGCCAATTCACACCGCAACGCTGGTATAAAGAGCAACGCAACTATGGACACACCCGCGCCGCCTTAACCCAGCTCAATCACATTCATCGCTGGATCGCCGCCCGCGACTGGCAACACGCGCCCCCCACCATCACGTCTTACCAAGAAACGTTGGACAAGCACCCACTCATTGGCGATCTCCGCTATTCGATGCAACACGCCACACAATGGTTAACGGTTATCACCCGTCAGTTACGAAGCAATGATGCCCAAATATGGTGTGGCCGACACGCAGACAAGACACGCCTTGAACATCTACGTAATGTCTTTCAGCGCTTTTTCATTGGTGAGATTCAGCCGTACTTATCACGTATTGATGGCGCTTACCTCGATATTGAGCCGCAATTGTCGCTATTGTCACCATTGTCCCCTGACAGCGCGCCTACTTACACGCTGCCAATTGTCACCACGCACCGTCAGTTTCGTCATGCCATTTCTGCACATATCCAGTATTGGCAAGATCTCTTCAAACGATGCTCCATCGCTGTCGGACAAAATCATTAG
- a CDS encoding MATE family efflux transporter, whose protein sequence is MQHYKQETLNLIKLASPILVASIAQTGMSFVDTIMAGGVSATDMAAVSVAASLWTPIILFGVGLLMSLVPVIAQLNGASRQKKIPFEVQQGISMALLLSIPTIILLLNAGVIVELMGIEKTMQDKTIGYLHAVVFAVPAFLLFQAFRSYTDGMALTKPAMVIGFIGLLCNVPLNWIFVYGKFGVPAFGGVGCGIATAIVYWIMLALIVFYVITSKKLAHIDVFGQFHKPQWQTQFNLFRLGFPVAASIFFEVTLFAVVALLVAPLGPMVVASHQIAVNFSSLIFMLPMSIGGAVSIRVGGKLGEENLRGATIASNVGLIVALGTAVITAALTVVLRQSIAEIYTDNEQVITLAMQLLLFAAIYQCADAVQVVAAGALRGYKDMNAILVRTFFAYWILGLPVGYILGRTNLVVPSMGAKGFWFGFIVALVAAALLLGKRLHWLQRCGGAEKMGDGINHD, encoded by the coding sequence GTGCAACACTACAAACAAGAAACGTTGAACTTGATCAAGTTAGCATCGCCGATTTTGGTCGCTTCCATTGCGCAAACAGGAATGAGTTTTGTCGACACCATCATGGCCGGTGGTGTCAGCGCAACGGACATGGCCGCCGTGTCAGTGGCCGCCAGTTTATGGACGCCTATTATTTTATTCGGTGTCGGCTTACTGATGTCGTTAGTGCCAGTCATTGCCCAGTTAAACGGGGCGTCTCGTCAAAAGAAAATTCCCTTTGAAGTACAGCAAGGCATTTCGATGGCGCTCTTACTCAGTATTCCAACGATTATATTATTATTGAATGCTGGCGTGATTGTCGAACTCATGGGGATAGAGAAAACCATGCAGGACAAAACCATCGGCTATTTGCATGCGGTGGTATTTGCCGTTCCGGCATTTTTATTATTTCAAGCTTTTCGTAGTTATACCGACGGGATGGCCTTAACAAAACCCGCGATGGTGATTGGTTTCATCGGTTTATTATGCAACGTGCCATTAAACTGGATCTTTGTGTATGGCAAGTTTGGGGTCCCAGCTTTTGGCGGGGTCGGCTGTGGCATTGCGACGGCGATTGTATATTGGATCATGTTAGCACTTATCGTCTTTTACGTGATCACCTCCAAAAAGTTGGCTCACATTGACGTGTTTGGTCAATTTCATAAACCGCAGTGGCAAACCCAATTCAATTTATTTCGCCTAGGTTTTCCTGTTGCGGCTTCAATTTTCTTTGAAGTGACCTTGTTTGCTGTAGTCGCACTGCTGGTTGCTCCGCTTGGTCCAATGGTCGTCGCTTCTCATCAAATTGCGGTTAACTTTTCATCTCTTATTTTTATGTTACCCATGAGTATTGGTGGTGCTGTTTCTATCCGCGTTGGGGGCAAATTAGGTGAAGAGAACCTGCGTGGAGCAACCATTGCTTCTAATGTTGGCTTGATAGTGGCGTTAGGCACCGCAGTGATTACCGCGGCATTGACCGTAGTGTTACGTCAAAGCATTGCTGAGATTTATACAGACAACGAGCAAGTGATCACTCTGGCGATGCAACTGCTTTTATTTGCGGCTATCTATCAATGTGCGGACGCGGTTCAAGTCGTGGCGGCAGGTGCCCTGCGCGGATACAAAGATATGAATGCCATACTGGTGCGCACCTTCTTTGCCTATTGGATACTGGGCTTACCCGTCGGCTATATTTTAGGACGAACCAACCTTGTGGTGCCATCAATGGGAGCCAAAGGCTTTTGGTTTGGATTTATTGTTGCACTTGTGGCTGCCGCGTTATTGCTTGGTAAACGCTTGCACTGGTTGCAAAGATGCGGTGGGGCTGAAAAAATGGGCGACGGAATCAATCATGATTAG
- a CDS encoding riboflavin synthase subunit alpha yields MFTGIIQSVAHIASIQDHQGIRTFEIEFETGFCEDLSIGASVAVDGVCLTVTALLSPTRVKFDVMLKSLMITTLSEFVEGQAINVERAAKDGAEIGGHPLSGHVDFRATVLDVQAIDDNYRIRIRVEPHWLKYIFPKGYIALNGASLTISDVNKQEHWFDVWLIPETRRMTTFELKQPGSEINIEIERGTQVVVDTVRDAIEEKLGAVLPLLNTLLAANGEDIDSLAQQVQHNMRTHQQSDTIKRE; encoded by the coding sequence ATGTTTACCGGTATCATTCAATCTGTCGCTCACATTGCTTCCATTCAAGATCATCAAGGTATCCGAACTTTCGAGATTGAGTTCGAAACCGGTTTTTGCGAAGACTTATCCATCGGTGCCAGTGTCGCAGTTGATGGAGTCTGTTTAACGGTAACGGCACTATTATCACCTACACGGGTTAAATTTGACGTGATGCTCAAGAGCTTAATGATTACCACCTTGAGTGAATTCGTCGAAGGACAAGCGATCAATGTTGAACGTGCGGCCAAAGATGGCGCAGAGATTGGCGGTCATCCGCTGTCAGGGCATGTAGACTTTCGAGCCACCGTGCTGGATGTGCAAGCCATCGATGACAATTATCGTATTCGTATTCGTGTAGAACCACACTGGTTGAAATACATTTTCCCAAAAGGCTATATCGCCCTCAATGGCGCAAGCCTGACCATTTCTGACGTTAATAAACAAGAGCATTGGTTTGATGTTTGGTTAATTCCAGAAACGCGTCGTATGACGACCTTCGAGTTAAAACAGCCAGGATCTGAGATCAATATTGAAATCGAGCGCGGAACACAAGTGGTCGTGGATACGGTGCGAGACGCGATTGAAGAAAAACTCGGAGCGGTTCTTCCCTTATTAAATACACTGCTCGCAGCCAACGGGGAAGACATAGATTCATTAGCGCAGCAAGTTCAGCATAATATGAGAACCCATCAACAAAGTGACACTATCAAGCGAGAATAG
- a CDS encoding fructosamine kinase family protein: protein MWASISEQLTQALGHAFPIKEKQAIDGGNISHVYRISNGLDSYVVKVNTRDFLPQYQAEEDSLTRLSHTHTIMVPKAIISGQTKSHAFIILEDLPSSPLQSESCSYQLGQQLAKLHQWGEQKQYGYDDDNFIGATPQPNVWTNKWHQFFAEQRIGWQLQLLKEKNMALVEIEAFVALIKERLSHHHPKPALLHGDLWRGNVGQTPSAPICYDPASYWGDRECDLAMTELFGEFPAAFYDGYHSIWPLDDGYWHRKAIYNLYHILNHCYLFGGDYLNHAIVLIDEITKSE, encoded by the coding sequence ATGTGGGCATCCATTAGTGAACAACTGACACAAGCGTTGGGTCACGCTTTTCCGATAAAAGAGAAACAAGCGATCGACGGCGGCAATATTAGCCATGTTTACCGTATCAGCAATGGCCTCGATAGCTATGTGGTCAAGGTCAATACCCGAGATTTCCTTCCTCAATATCAAGCAGAAGAAGACTCTCTCACGCGTTTATCTCACACGCACACTATTATGGTTCCTAAAGCCATCATTAGCGGTCAAACAAAAAGTCACGCCTTTATCATACTAGAAGACCTTCCAAGTTCTCCATTACAGTCAGAGTCTTGCAGTTATCAGTTGGGTCAACAACTGGCTAAGCTGCACCAATGGGGAGAACAAAAGCAATATGGCTATGACGACGATAATTTTATTGGCGCGACCCCACAGCCAAATGTGTGGACCAATAAGTGGCATCAGTTTTTTGCCGAACAGCGCATTGGTTGGCAGCTACAATTACTTAAAGAAAAGAATATGGCCTTGGTGGAAATTGAGGCATTTGTCGCACTGATCAAAGAACGGTTGTCTCATCACCACCCGAAACCGGCTCTACTTCATGGCGATTTATGGCGAGGCAATGTCGGACAAACGCCTTCTGCACCGATATGCTATGACCCTGCTAGCTACTGGGGCGATCGTGAATGTGACCTCGCTATGACAGAACTGTTTGGCGAATTTCCAGCCGCGTTTTATGATGGCTATCACTCGATTTGGCCACTGGATGATGGCTACTGGCATCGCAAAGCCATTTATAACCTGTATCATATCTTGAATCACTGCTATCTGTTTGGCGGAGACTACTTAAACCACGCCATCGTATTGATTGATGAGATAACCAAAAGCGAATAA
- a CDS encoding DUF3802 family protein, translating to MVVDTDGYLALIEHLSFNLDIFTKDGDIGEESIEDVVTDMVASNIMAIFEQNPELHSSIRFKLLKEADAVVEDLGEVLAGVWEKNATNEQIRFLDEYVALLKNLFDSAVATYD from the coding sequence GTGGTTGTAGATACCGATGGTTACCTAGCACTGATCGAACATCTTTCCTTTAATCTTGATATTTTTACTAAAGATGGCGATATCGGTGAAGAAAGTATTGAAGATGTGGTGACTGACATGGTGGCAAGTAACATTATGGCCATTTTTGAACAAAACCCTGAGCTCCATTCAAGTATTCGCTTTAAGCTTTTAAAGGAAGCGGATGCGGTGGTTGAAGATTTGGGAGAAGTCTTGGCTGGGGTATGGGAAAAAAATGCCACGAATGAGCAAATTCGTTTTCTGGATGAATATGTTGCTTTGTTGAAAAACTTATTTGACTCAGCCGTTGCCACTTACGATTAA
- a CDS encoding C40 family peptidase, which produces MTTSHLTVGLLNTWTRSVTVILFVVVSLSGCNTTPSASSPPETRTTINQESLSQPRPLNQFYEKWRGVPYRWGGTTPTGVDCSALVQIAYEKTWQVALPRTTKQQSLVGKRIAPSHARYGDLVFFHITKNEKHVGLYLGKQRFIHASSSKGVMISRLNNPYWAARFWQFRHINK; this is translated from the coding sequence ATGACAACATCACATCTCACTGTTGGGCTCCTAAACACATGGACACGATCAGTCACGGTTATTCTATTTGTTGTTGTCAGTTTGTCTGGATGCAACACCACCCCTTCAGCGTCATCTCCCCCAGAAACGCGAACAACCATAAACCAGGAGAGTCTCTCTCAGCCTAGGCCACTGAATCAATTCTATGAAAAGTGGCGCGGTGTTCCCTACCGCTGGGGCGGAACCACACCAACAGGTGTGGATTGCTCAGCATTGGTTCAAATTGCCTATGAAAAAACTTGGCAAGTGGCGCTTCCCAGAACCACCAAACAACAAAGTTTAGTGGGAAAGCGTATTGCGCCATCCCATGCTCGTTATGGCGATTTGGTCTTCTTTCATATCACTAAAAATGAGAAACACGTGGGCTTATATTTAGGTAAGCAAAGATTTATCCACGCCTCATCATCCAAAGGCGTAATGATTTCACGATTGAATAACCCGTATTGGGCGGCTCGATTTTGGCAATTTCGTCATATCAACAAATGA
- a CDS encoding sterol desaturase family protein, whose product MNYYNAWLQWGFFLLVFLVLAIWESNRPRRTLAQVKILRWLNHFSLFAINMTLSHFIIPFFAISSALWAREHNFGILVTLNINPYIAVIVTVLALDLALYLFHVLMHRLPVLWRVHQVHHSDTDLDTSTALRFHPIEFLLMLWVRIGAVTLLGAPVLGVVVYELLFSGMLIFNHCNIKLHPLRERQLRWLIVTPDVHRIHHSLNEKEHNSNLGFVFSFWDRSLGTHIIDPLLGHPAMRLGLSFARRSREQWLDRLICLPFRRNIDK is encoded by the coding sequence ATGAATTACTATAATGCTTGGCTGCAGTGGGGATTTTTCTTACTGGTATTTTTGGTGCTCGCAATTTGGGAATCCAATCGACCACGGCGCACCTTAGCACAAGTCAAAATCTTACGTTGGCTCAATCACTTCTCGTTATTCGCTATTAACATGACGTTGTCACATTTCATCATTCCTTTCTTTGCGATAAGTTCCGCATTGTGGGCACGAGAACACAATTTTGGCATTTTAGTTACACTGAATATTAACCCCTATATCGCTGTTATCGTGACAGTATTGGCGCTGGATTTAGCCCTCTATCTTTTTCATGTATTGATGCATCGTTTACCTGTGTTGTGGCGAGTACATCAAGTACACCATAGCGATACTGACCTTGATACTTCAACAGCACTTCGTTTTCACCCGATCGAGTTTTTATTAATGTTGTGGGTACGAATCGGTGCCGTCACTCTACTGGGTGCGCCAGTATTAGGGGTTGTCGTCTATGAATTACTTTTTAGTGGTATGCTTATTTTTAATCACTGTAATATCAAACTGCATCCCCTGAGAGAGCGTCAATTGCGCTGGCTCATCGTCACACCGGACGTCCACCGTATTCATCACAGTTTGAATGAAAAAGAACATAATAGTAATTTAGGCTTTGTCTTTTCTTTCTGGGATCGGTCATTAGGGACGCATATCATTGATCCTTTGCTGGGTCATCCCGCCATGCGGTTAGGTTTATCTTTTGCAAGAAGAAGTCGCGAGCAATGGTTAGATCGTTTAATTTGCCTGCCCTTTCGCCGTAATATAGATAAATAA
- a CDS encoding tRNA-uridine aminocarboxypropyltransferase translates to MRIHGFHHLYQFRLKQSTKPFIARGAQITRCMYCRVAESLCLCAHQPDINTRVAAMLIVSENEVFKPSNTGRLIADTIKDTSVFQWHRTEPCADMLAQLADEKYAPVLVFPATSVEEKAKVVTASSFVADDKIPLLVFIDGSWREARRIYRKSAYLQSLPMMSITPDTVSDYIMRKSENEQYLATAEVASLILQEIGEPQAANALHYWFNAFKETYLMTKSRGVADDSRPQLSLYLQWKKRFTSIEAHRT, encoded by the coding sequence ATGAGAATTCACGGCTTCCATCATTTGTATCAATTCAGACTCAAACAATCAACTAAACCTTTTATTGCGAGAGGGGCGCAAATTACACGCTGTATGTATTGCCGCGTAGCCGAGTCATTATGTTTATGTGCCCACCAACCCGATATCAACACCCGTGTCGCGGCAATGTTGATCGTCTCGGAGAATGAAGTGTTTAAACCGAGTAATACTGGGCGATTAATCGCGGATACGATTAAAGATACCAGCGTTTTTCAATGGCACCGAACAGAGCCTTGCGCAGACATGTTGGCGCAACTCGCGGATGAAAAATATGCGCCTGTACTGGTATTCCCCGCAACCAGTGTCGAGGAGAAGGCCAAAGTCGTCACTGCATCATCATTCGTCGCCGATGACAAAATACCGCTCTTGGTCTTCATTGATGGCAGTTGGCGTGAAGCTAGGCGTATTTATCGAAAATCCGCCTATTTACAGTCTTTGCCAATGATGTCAATTACACCTGATACGGTTTCTGATTATATTATGCGTAAGTCTGAGAACGAGCAGTACTTGGCAACCGCCGAAGTGGCCTCATTGATTTTGCAAGAAATAGGGGAACCACAGGCAGCAAACGCTTTGCACTATTGGTTTAACGCCTTTAAAGAAACCTATTTAATGACGAAGAGCCGAGGTGTGGCCGATGACTCTCGACCACAGCTATCCTTATATTTACAATGGAAAAAACGGTTCACGTCGATAGAGGCACACCGCACATAG
- the nagK gene encoding N-acetylglucosamine kinase has translation MYYGFDIGGTKIEFGAFNNQLERVAKERLATSTDDYDQLLESIIELVERHDKKFGEKGKIGIGLPGMENAKDGTLLTVNIPAANGKELRQDLQEKLQRDVNIENDANCFALSEAWDDEFQGQGSVLGLIMGTGFGGGIIIDGQVLSGRNHVAGEVGHMRVPIDAWFALGDNPPLLECGCGKQGCLDNYLSGRGFETLYAHDYDEQCSAEDIIKAYQSNEKNAVAFVDRYLEFTAICFGGLFTALDPGVVVLGGGLSNFELLYEELPKRIPRYLMSVATCPKIIQARHGDSGGVRGAAFLNLDTSK, from the coding sequence ATGTATTATGGATTTGATATTGGTGGTACAAAAATTGAGTTTGGCGCTTTCAATAATCAGTTAGAGCGCGTGGCGAAAGAACGCTTAGCGACCAGTACTGATGATTATGACCAATTACTTGAATCGATCATCGAATTGGTCGAACGTCATGATAAGAAGTTTGGTGAAAAAGGGAAAATCGGTATTGGCCTACCGGGGATGGAAAATGCCAAAGACGGGACTCTGCTCACCGTGAACATTCCCGCAGCGAATGGCAAAGAGTTACGTCAGGACTTGCAAGAAAAGTTACAGCGTGACGTAAATATCGAAAATGATGCGAACTGCTTTGCTCTCTCCGAAGCATGGGACGATGAATTCCAAGGCCAAGGTTCGGTATTAGGGTTGATTATGGGAACGGGATTTGGCGGCGGTATTATTATTGATGGCCAAGTGCTGTCTGGACGCAATCACGTTGCTGGCGAAGTCGGTCATATGCGTGTGCCAATTGATGCATGGTTTGCATTAGGAGACAATCCACCTTTACTGGAATGCGGTTGCGGTAAACAAGGCTGCCTAGATAATTATTTATCTGGTCGTGGCTTTGAAACGCTTTATGCGCACGATTATGATGAACAATGTTCGGCGGAAGACATCATTAAAGCGTATCAGTCCAATGAGAAAAATGCGGTGGCGTTTGTCGATCGCTACTTAGAGTTTACTGCCATCTGTTTTGGCGGTTTGTTCACAGCCTTGGACCCTGGGGTTGTTGTGCTGGGTGGCGGGTTATCAAACTTTGAATTGTTGTATGAAGAACTTCCTAAACGCATTCCTCGTTATCTGATGTCGGTCGCAACCTGCCCTAAAATTATTCAAGCTCGTCATGGCGATTCCGGCGGCGTTCGCGGCGCGGCATTCCTGAATTTAGACACCTCGAAATGA
- a CDS encoding DUF2960 family protein: MSRTILYTYNDEEKTLVFSYQEYRSAHEAVAAAEGIDLTHYLKMEQQIEAISDTKAVRNYRDNHFRQLGFTRITLKPKENVGIGKKPTQK; encoded by the coding sequence ATGTCTCGTACTATTCTGTACACGTATAATGATGAAGAAAAGACCCTTGTCTTCTCTTATCAAGAATATCGCTCAGCACATGAAGCCGTCGCTGCAGCAGAAGGGATCGATTTAACCCATTACCTGAAAATGGAGCAACAAATTGAAGCGATCTCGGATACAAAAGCAGTGCGTAATTATCGTGACAATCATTTTCGTCAATTAGGTTTTACTCGTATCACGCTAAAGCCGAAAGAAAATGTTGGTATTGGTAAAAAACCGACTCAGAAGTAA